One Vibrio sp. 16 genomic window carries:
- the prpF gene encoding 2-methylaconitate cis-trans isomerase PrpF, whose amino-acid sequence MNRSTPSQIKVPATYMRGGTSKGVFFNLADLPIEAQQPGKQRDDLLLRVIGSPDPYAKQIDGMGGATSSTSKTVIVSKSATPDHDVDYLFGQVSIDKPFVDWSGNCGNLSAAVGPFAIHAGLIESERLPDNGIAEIRIWQVNIQKTIIAHVPIVNGLVQETGDFELDGVTFPAAEIQVDFVKPADGEGSMFPTGHITDEFDVPGIGTFNATFISAGIPTIFIDAEALGYSGTELQDDINNDVDALAKFETIRAHGALKMGLIGTLEEAESRQHTPKIAFVSPPKTYLASSGSQVNKSEVDVLVRALSMGKLHHAMMGTAAVAIASAACVPGTVVNLAAGGGEKQCVTFGHPSGTLKVGAAATQTESGWVVDKAIMSRSARIIMEGFVRVPSTIFE is encoded by the coding sequence ATGAATAGATCGACACCAAGCCAAATCAAAGTGCCAGCAACCTACATGCGTGGCGGCACGAGCAAAGGCGTCTTTTTCAACTTGGCTGACCTGCCGATTGAGGCTCAACAGCCCGGAAAACAGAGAGACGATCTGTTGCTGCGCGTGATAGGCAGCCCAGACCCTTATGCGAAGCAGATTGATGGCATGGGCGGGGCAACTTCAAGCACCAGTAAAACGGTGATCGTCAGCAAGAGTGCAACGCCAGACCATGATGTGGATTACCTGTTCGGACAGGTTTCGATTGATAAGCCATTTGTCGATTGGAGTGGCAATTGCGGAAATCTGTCTGCTGCTGTCGGACCATTTGCCATTCATGCGGGGCTTATTGAATCTGAGCGACTGCCAGACAATGGCATTGCTGAGATCCGTATTTGGCAGGTAAACATCCAAAAAACCATTATTGCTCATGTGCCAATTGTGAATGGGTTGGTTCAAGAAACGGGTGACTTCGAACTTGATGGCGTGACTTTTCCCGCAGCGGAAATTCAGGTGGACTTTGTCAAACCTGCGGACGGCGAGGGCAGTATGTTTCCAACTGGCCATATCACCGATGAATTTGATGTCCCGGGGATTGGGACATTCAATGCTACGTTTATAAGCGCTGGTATCCCGACCATTTTTATTGATGCAGAAGCCCTTGGTTACAGCGGAACCGAGCTTCAAGATGATATCAACAATGACGTCGATGCCTTGGCTAAGTTTGAAACTATTCGAGCTCATGGCGCGTTAAAAATGGGCTTGATTGGTACGCTCGAAGAAGCTGAAAGTCGCCAACATACCCCTAAAATTGCGTTTGTTTCACCGCCAAAAACCTATCTAGCGTCTAGCGGCAGTCAAGTGAACAAAAGTGAGGTAGACGTGTTGGTTCGTGCTCTTTCTATGGGCAAGCTACATCACGCGATGATGGGAACGGCCGCCGTTGCGATTGCATCCGCTGCCTGCGTTCCTGGTACGGTAGTCAACCTTGCTGCCGGGGGCGGAGAAAAGCAGTGTGTGACATTTGGACATCCTTCGGGGACGTTGAAGGTAGGGGCGGCTGCGACACAAACTGAGTCAGGTTGGGTGGTCGACAAAGCCATAATGAGTCGAAGTGCTCGTATTATCATGGAGGGCTTTGTGCGTGTTCCCTCCACTATTTTTGAATAA
- the prpC gene encoding 2-methylcitrate synthase: MPNELGGAGLRGQSAGSTALCTVGKTGTGLTYRGYDITDLANNAQFEEVAHLLLRGHLPNQQELDAYKTRLLSLRGLPQALKDALELIPAQAHPMDVMRTGCSVLGNLEQEQDFSQQLDATERMLALFPAIICYWYRFSHDGVRIDTEDQSQDCLGGYFLKMLTDKAPSELHKQVMHCSLILYAEHEFNASTFAARVCASTLSDIHSCVTGAIGTLRGPLHGGANEAAMEMIENWMTPEEAEANIMKMLANKDKIMGFGHAIYRESDPRNALIKRWSKELSQAVGDTHLYAVSERVESVMKREKGLFCNADFFHASAYHFMDIPTKLFTPIFVMSRLTGWAAHVYEQRANNRIIRPSADYTGPDHQDWVPIDQR; this comes from the coding sequence ATGCCTAATGAACTAGGTGGAGCAGGCCTGCGTGGCCAAAGCGCTGGAAGCACAGCTTTATGTACTGTCGGAAAAACGGGGACAGGTTTAACCTACCGAGGTTATGACATTACCGATCTGGCTAACAACGCCCAGTTTGAAGAAGTAGCGCATTTACTGTTGCGTGGCCACTTACCGAATCAACAAGAGCTTGATGCCTACAAGACTCGTTTGCTCAGCTTAAGAGGGCTACCCCAAGCGCTGAAAGATGCATTGGAGCTGATTCCGGCGCAAGCACACCCAATGGATGTGATGCGAACAGGGTGTTCTGTGCTGGGTAATTTGGAGCAAGAGCAAGACTTCTCGCAACAACTTGATGCCACAGAACGCATGCTAGCGTTATTTCCAGCGATCATCTGTTACTGGTACCGCTTTAGCCACGACGGTGTTCGCATCGATACCGAAGATCAATCGCAAGACTGCCTAGGTGGTTACTTCTTGAAAATGCTCACGGACAAAGCGCCGAGCGAGCTACATAAACAGGTCATGCACTGCTCGCTGATCTTATACGCAGAGCATGAGTTTAATGCGTCAACATTCGCCGCTCGCGTATGTGCCTCGACCTTGTCTGATATCCACTCATGTGTGACGGGGGCCATTGGGACTTTGCGCGGTCCTCTTCACGGCGGCGCCAATGAAGCTGCAATGGAAATGATTGAAAACTGGATGACGCCAGAAGAGGCGGAAGCCAATATCATGAAGATGCTTGCCAACAAAGATAAGATCATGGGTTTTGGTCATGCGATTTACCGCGAAAGCGACCCGCGCAATGCATTGATCAAACGTTGGTCAAAAGAGTTGTCTCAAGCGGTGGGCGATACTCACCTTTACGCAGTTTCAGAGCGGGTGGAATCAGTGATGAAGCGCGAAAAGGGATTATTCTGTAATGCGGATTTCTTCCACGCATCGGCGTATCACTTTATGGATATTCCAACCAAGTTGTTTACGCCAATTTTTGTCATGAGTCGACTGACCGGATGGGCTGCGCACGTCTATGAGCAACGTGCCAACAACCGAATTATCCGCCCAAGTGCCGATTACACAGGTCCAGATCATCAAGATTGGGTGCCAATCGACCAGCGTTAA
- the acnD gene encoding Fe/S-dependent 2-methylisocitrate dehydratase AcnD, with protein sequence MTINTQYRKPLEGTLLDYFDAREAVNDISPGAYDTLPYTSRVLAEQLVRRCAPESLTDSLKQLIERKRDLDFPWYPARVVCHDILGQTALVDLAGLRDAIAEQGGDPSKVNPVVETQLIVDHSLAVEHAGFEPDAFEKNRAIEERRNEDRFHFIEWCKTAFENVSVIPAGNGIMHQINLEKMSPVVQAKQGIAYPDTCVGTDSHTPHVDALGVIAIGVGGLEAETVMLGRPSMMRLPDIVGVHLTGKRQPGITATDIVLAITEHLRQERVVSSYLEFYGEGARDLTIGDRATISNMTPEYGATAGMFYIDEQTINYLKLTGRDEQQVALVEQYAKQTGLWADDLESARYERVLEFDLSSVTRNMAGPSNPHRRLPTSELQARGISGEWQEKQGELPDGAVIIAAITSCTNTSNPRNVVAAGLVAKKANELGLVRKPWVKSSFAPGSKVARLYLEEAGLLPELEKLGFGIVAYACTTCNGMSGALDPKIQQEIIDRDLYSTAVLSGNRNFDGRIHPYAKQAFLASPPLVVAYALAGTIRFDIERDALGHDATGKLIYLNDLWPSDEEIDAVVGKHVKPEQFKQVYIQMFKLDESERSQSPLYDWRPKSTYIRRPPYWEGALAGERSLSGMRPLAVLGDNITTDHLSPSNAILASSAAGEYLASMGVPEEDFNSYATHRGDHLTAQRATFANPKLFNEMVKQDGEVVQGSLARVEPEGEVTRMWEAIETYMNRKQPLIVVAGADYGQGSSRDWAAKGVRLAGVEAIVAEGFERIHRTNLVGMGVLPLQFKSGVNRKTLELDGSETYDVLGDIQPGTDLALVITRANGERVDVPVTCRLDTADEVSVYQAGGVLQRFAQDFLAQ encoded by the coding sequence ATGACTATAAACACACAATACCGAAAGCCGCTTGAAGGTACGCTGCTCGATTATTTTGATGCGCGCGAAGCGGTAAATGATATTTCCCCAGGTGCTTACGACACCTTGCCATACACTTCCCGAGTGCTTGCTGAGCAATTGGTTCGTCGCTGTGCCCCTGAGTCACTGACAGATAGCCTTAAACAACTCATTGAGCGAAAGCGTGACCTTGATTTTCCTTGGTACCCAGCGCGAGTCGTGTGCCACGATATTTTAGGTCAAACCGCGTTGGTGGATTTGGCTGGTCTGCGCGATGCGATTGCAGAGCAGGGCGGAGACCCATCTAAAGTGAACCCTGTGGTCGAGACGCAGCTGATCGTCGATCATTCACTCGCTGTTGAGCATGCTGGCTTTGAACCGGACGCGTTCGAGAAAAACCGCGCGATAGAAGAAAGACGCAACGAAGACCGTTTTCACTTTATTGAGTGGTGTAAAACCGCGTTTGAAAATGTCAGCGTGATACCAGCTGGTAACGGCATCATGCACCAAATCAACTTGGAGAAAATGTCGCCCGTCGTTCAAGCCAAACAGGGCATTGCTTATCCAGACACTTGTGTCGGTACAGATAGCCACACCCCTCATGTTGATGCGCTCGGCGTCATCGCTATCGGTGTTGGTGGACTAGAAGCGGAAACCGTCATGCTTGGTCGCCCGTCGATGATGAGGCTGCCGGATATTGTCGGAGTTCATTTAACTGGAAAGCGCCAGCCGGGCATCACCGCGACAGACATTGTCTTGGCGATTACTGAGCACCTACGCCAAGAGCGAGTGGTTTCCTCTTACTTGGAATTTTATGGCGAGGGCGCTCGAGACCTGACTATTGGAGACCGCGCGACTATTTCCAATATGACACCGGAATATGGTGCGACGGCGGGTATGTTCTACATTGATGAGCAAACCATCAACTACTTAAAACTCACTGGGCGAGATGAACAGCAAGTCGCGCTTGTTGAGCAATACGCCAAACAGACTGGTTTGTGGGCCGATGATTTAGAAAGTGCTCGGTATGAACGCGTGCTTGAGTTTGACCTATCGTCAGTCACCCGCAACATGGCTGGGCCATCTAATCCTCATCGTCGCTTACCAACGTCAGAGCTACAAGCACGTGGGATTTCTGGTGAGTGGCAAGAAAAACAAGGCGAACTGCCAGATGGTGCGGTGATCATCGCGGCCATTACCTCATGCACCAACACCAGTAACCCACGCAATGTTGTGGCGGCGGGCTTAGTGGCGAAAAAAGCCAATGAGCTTGGTTTGGTTCGTAAACCTTGGGTCAAATCATCGTTTGCCCCAGGTTCAAAAGTCGCCAGGTTGTATCTTGAAGAGGCTGGCTTGTTGCCAGAACTCGAGAAGCTAGGCTTCGGTATTGTTGCTTACGCTTGTACAACCTGTAACGGTATGAGCGGCGCGTTAGACCCGAAAATTCAACAAGAAATCATCGACAGAGATCTGTACTCGACTGCGGTTCTTTCGGGCAACCGTAACTTTGATGGTCGAATCCACCCTTACGCCAAACAAGCGTTTTTAGCTTCTCCGCCTTTAGTGGTGGCCTACGCGTTGGCAGGCACGATTCGATTTGATATTGAGCGCGATGCGCTTGGGCATGATGCTACTGGCAAGCTCATCTATCTCAATGACCTCTGGCCAAGTGACGAAGAGATCGATGCGGTGGTTGGTAAGCACGTTAAGCCTGAACAGTTCAAGCAAGTCTATATTCAGATGTTTAAGCTAGACGAAAGTGAACGCAGTCAAAGCCCGCTTTACGATTGGCGTCCAAAGAGTACGTACATTCGCCGTCCACCTTATTGGGAAGGCGCGCTTGCGGGTGAGCGCTCCTTATCTGGAATGCGACCATTAGCGGTATTAGGCGACAACATCACTACCGATCACCTTTCTCCGTCAAACGCGATCTTAGCCAGTAGCGCAGCGGGTGAGTACCTAGCAAGTATGGGCGTCCCTGAAGAAGATTTTAACTCGTACGCGACGCATCGCGGCGATCACTTAACGGCGCAGCGCGCAACGTTTGCTAACCCGAAACTGTTCAATGAGATGGTGAAACAGGACGGTGAAGTGGTGCAAGGCTCTCTTGCTCGAGTCGAGCCGGAAGGCGAAGTGACCCGAATGTGGGAAGCGATCGAAACTTACATGAACCGCAAACAGCCACTGATCGTTGTTGCTGGAGCGGATTATGGACAAGGTTCATCGCGCGACTGGGCAGCCAAAGGCGTCAGACTCGCAGGGGTTGAAGCGATCGTTGCCGAAGGGTTTGAACGTATCCACCGAACCAATTTGGTTGGCATGGGGGTGCTACCGCTGCAATTTAAATCGGGCGTCAACCGTAAAACGCTTGAACTAGATGGCAGCGAAACTTACGACGTGTTAGGTGATATCCAACCCGGTACCGATTTAGCGTTGGTAATTACTCGCGCAAACGGCGAGCGTGTCGATGTGCCAGTGACATGCCGTTTGGACACGGCAGATGAAGTCTCTGTGTATCAGGCTGGTGGTGTTTTACAGCGTTTTGCTCAAGACTTTTTAGCTCAGTAA
- the prpB gene encoding methylisocitrate lyase gives MSLSPGAKFRLAVEQNDPLQIVGTINPYCAMMAKNLGHQAIYLSGGGIANASYGLPDLGITTLNDVLVDVDRITNACDLPLLVDIDTGFGGAFNIARTIKAMEKAGAAAVHMEDQVAQKRCGHRPNKAIVSQQEMVDRVKAAVDARNDESFVIMARTDALAVEGMDSAIERAIACVEAGADMIFPEAMIELEQYQQFATALSEATGKHVPILANITEFGQTPLYGGEELAKSNVDMVLYPLSAFRAMNKAAEMVYKHLLEVGNQEALLDSMQTRKELYQHLNYHDYEDKLDQLFSEGK, from the coding sequence ATGAGTTTATCTCCGGGGGCGAAGTTTAGACTCGCTGTAGAGCAAAATGATCCACTGCAAATTGTTGGCACCATCAACCCTTACTGCGCCATGATGGCAAAGAACCTAGGTCATCAAGCGATCTATCTTTCTGGTGGTGGTATTGCCAATGCGTCTTACGGTTTGCCGGATCTCGGCATCACAACGCTAAACGATGTGCTGGTTGATGTAGACCGAATCACCAATGCGTGTGATTTACCGTTACTTGTCGACATCGACACCGGTTTTGGCGGCGCATTCAATATTGCTCGTACCATTAAAGCGATGGAAAAAGCAGGCGCTGCAGCGGTGCATATGGAAGATCAAGTGGCGCAAAAGCGCTGCGGTCACAGGCCCAATAAAGCCATTGTTAGCCAACAAGAGATGGTGGATCGAGTCAAAGCAGCGGTTGATGCACGTAATGATGAAAGCTTTGTGATTATGGCGCGAACCGATGCACTAGCAGTAGAAGGGATGGACAGTGCCATTGAGCGAGCCATCGCGTGTGTTGAAGCGGGCGCCGACATGATTTTCCCAGAAGCAATGATCGAACTTGAACAATATCAGCAGTTCGCGACGGCCTTGTCTGAAGCAACGGGCAAGCATGTGCCTATCTTGGCGAACATCACTGAATTTGGTCAAACGCCACTTTACGGCGGAGAAGAGCTGGCGAAATCCAATGTTGATATGGTGCTTTACCCACTGAGTGCATTCCGAGCGATGAACAAAGCGGCGGAGATGGTCTACAAGCATTTGCTCGAGGTGGGTAACCAAGAAGCCTTACTTGATTCGATGCAAACAAGAAAAGAGCTATACCAACACCTTAACTACCATGATTACGAAGATAAGCTCGACCAGCTTTTCTCCGAAGGAAAATAA
- a CDS encoding HD domain-containing phosphohydrolase has product MEGSQLVGLTQKKKKFSIRFTVGTLFIIATIATSLFAIALQYMFTKQMSEEHVLNKLVMATSDVSEYIQQVDQNAKSSARILSSVSNTLNHTFSEQEIRTLLVQVLKDNPLFYSIYFGNEQDDFYQIINLESSPIVRQRIEAAPQDRWVVIKISGQEQNRVRQTLYFSDAFTLTQERTETSNYFPTRRPWYVGASVEQVFKTEPYLFKHLKITGQTYSIRAKQSVIGIDIVLSSISSKLTPAALGLPEESGVEAYVFHQSGEVIASNRVIQASKTSVDTSRIILSEQEQALIDATPALLTSNQLDWRPYDYAKAGEPQGYAIDLLQLMAAKLGITLEFVNGFDSQSLLNKLESDELDIVHSLTDLSAGAYQLKLFETPLAMATCSEQLPSKPERVFGVLAGHDFSKQLRRVVPDANIIQFEESQDARQALVSGEITVLVDAQQALEQLQKTTSLPIHLHPFFDDTQIPFYLAVSAPHRQLIPLFSKALQSITPAEYAQLTNKWYQQVRDNRVPHHELFELSQSSSKQNRIQKRELDGEQAFLYVSALNGQAGEQSEYLAVVVPQALVMAEVYQRLYTTVGVTMLVMAALLPVSWIFGSPIVNPIRQLTQQTKKIKQRDFDHVELIDSQIKEVWHLSKSIQEMANEIKQREQQQQAFVDAFIQLIAQAIDDKSPYTAGHCNRVPELGMMLANAAEEASSGKFKTFRFENDNQRREFKIAAWLHDCGKITTPEHIVDKGTKLEANYNRIHEVRMRFEVLWRDAEISFLQSQLAQSMDKDEALEQLRDTKRQLQEDFEFVAAANVGGEFMSEEKVLRIKQIATQTWQRHFDDRLGLSPFEELNRTESQTRLPVTENLLSDRPEHVIKRIRPLVFDPSFGINVDIPEHQYNLGEIYNLSISRGTLTAEDRFKINEHMISGIKMLEALPFPAELSKVPRYASTHHETLKGTGYPRKLSAEDLSIPERILVIADIFEALTAADRPYKKAKPVSVAVDILHKMALDEHVDMDLFKLFLESGVYRDYAEQFLPEAQIDEVDISKYFTEQKVA; this is encoded by the coding sequence ATGGAGGGTTCGCAGTTGGTCGGCTTAACACAAAAAAAGAAGAAGTTCTCGATACGATTTACGGTCGGAACCTTGTTTATCATCGCGACGATTGCGACGTCGCTGTTTGCGATTGCGCTTCAGTACATGTTTACCAAACAGATGTCTGAAGAGCATGTGCTTAATAAACTTGTCATGGCAACGAGCGATGTGAGTGAATACATTCAGCAGGTTGACCAGAATGCGAAAAGTAGTGCGCGAATCTTGAGCAGCGTGTCCAATACGCTCAACCACACCTTCAGTGAACAAGAAATCCGTACCTTATTGGTGCAAGTGCTTAAAGATAATCCACTGTTCTACAGCATCTATTTTGGCAACGAACAAGATGACTTTTACCAAATCATCAATTTAGAGTCATCGCCTATTGTCCGGCAACGTATTGAAGCGGCACCACAAGATCGTTGGGTAGTGATTAAGATATCAGGGCAAGAGCAAAACCGAGTTCGCCAGACGTTGTATTTCTCGGATGCGTTTACGTTGACTCAAGAGCGCACAGAAACGAGCAATTATTTCCCCACACGACGCCCTTGGTATGTGGGAGCCAGTGTTGAGCAAGTTTTTAAGACCGAGCCCTATCTCTTCAAGCATCTAAAGATTACCGGGCAGACCTACTCGATCCGTGCAAAGCAGTCAGTCATCGGCATCGATATTGTCTTGTCATCCATCAGTTCCAAATTGACACCTGCGGCATTAGGCTTACCGGAAGAATCAGGTGTTGAAGCGTATGTATTCCATCAGTCGGGTGAAGTGATTGCGTCCAATCGAGTTATCCAGGCAAGCAAAACGTCAGTCGACACTTCACGGATTATACTCAGTGAACAGGAACAAGCCCTTATTGATGCGACGCCCGCGTTGCTTACCTCCAATCAGCTTGACTGGCGGCCTTACGACTACGCGAAAGCAGGTGAGCCACAAGGTTACGCCATCGATTTGTTGCAATTAATGGCTGCCAAACTAGGTATCACTTTAGAGTTTGTGAATGGGTTTGATAGCCAGTCATTGCTGAATAAGTTAGAGAGCGACGAGCTGGATATTGTCCACTCATTGACAGACCTTTCTGCCGGCGCCTATCAATTGAAACTGTTTGAGACGCCATTAGCGATGGCGACGTGCTCCGAGCAGTTGCCGAGTAAACCGGAGCGGGTGTTTGGTGTGTTGGCAGGTCATGATTTTTCTAAGCAGTTGAGACGAGTAGTCCCGGATGCCAACATCATTCAATTTGAAGAGAGTCAAGATGCTCGGCAAGCGCTAGTCAGTGGTGAAATTACAGTTTTGGTCGATGCGCAGCAAGCACTCGAGCAACTGCAAAAAACAACCTCTTTACCGATCCATTTGCATCCATTTTTTGACGATACTCAGATACCGTTTTACCTTGCCGTTAGCGCGCCACATCGTCAGCTTATTCCGTTGTTTTCCAAAGCGCTCCAGAGCATTACGCCCGCTGAATACGCACAGTTGACCAACAAATGGTATCAGCAAGTTCGTGATAATCGTGTTCCCCATCATGAGTTGTTTGAATTGAGCCAATCAAGTTCGAAACAAAACAGGATTCAAAAACGTGAACTCGATGGAGAGCAAGCATTTTTGTACGTCAGCGCGCTCAACGGACAAGCGGGCGAGCAATCTGAGTACTTAGCCGTGGTTGTGCCTCAAGCATTAGTGATGGCCGAAGTCTATCAGCGACTATATACAACGGTTGGCGTGACCATGCTCGTGATGGCGGCACTACTGCCAGTATCCTGGATATTTGGTTCACCAATAGTGAATCCTATTCGTCAACTCACTCAGCAAACGAAAAAGATAAAACAGCGGGACTTTGATCATGTCGAGCTGATCGACTCGCAGATTAAAGAAGTTTGGCATCTATCAAAGTCCATTCAAGAGATGGCAAATGAAATCAAACAGCGTGAACAGCAGCAACAAGCGTTTGTGGACGCCTTTATTCAGTTAATTGCGCAGGCGATAGATGACAAATCTCCTTACACCGCAGGGCACTGTAATCGTGTGCCTGAACTGGGCATGATGCTGGCAAACGCTGCTGAAGAGGCCTCGTCTGGCAAGTTTAAAACCTTCCGCTTTGAAAACGATAATCAGCGCCGAGAGTTTAAGATTGCAGCGTGGCTACACGACTGTGGAAAGATCACTACTCCCGAGCATATTGTCGACAAAGGGACCAAACTGGAAGCGAATTACAATCGAATTCATGAAGTCCGAATGCGCTTTGAAGTGCTCTGGCGCGATGCGGAAATCTCTTTTTTGCAGAGCCAATTAGCGCAATCTATGGACAAGGATGAAGCGCTCGAGCAACTGCGTGACACCAAGCGTCAGCTGCAAGAAGATTTCGAATTTGTGGCGGCGGCGAATGTAGGAGGTGAGTTTATGAGTGAAGAAAAAGTGCTGCGCATCAAGCAGATAGCCACGCAAACTTGGCAGCGGCACTTTGATGATCGGCTGGGCTTGTCACCGTTTGAAGAATTAAATCGGACCGAGAGTCAAACTCGCCTTCCTGTTACAGAGAATTTACTCAGTGATCGACCTGAGCACGTCATCAAACGCATCAGACCATTGGTGTTTGACCCGAGCTTCGGCATCAATGTCGATATTCCTGAGCATCAATACAATTTAGGAGAGATTTATAACTTGTCCATAAGCCGTGGCACGTTAACCGCTGAAGATAGGTTCAAAATTAACGAACACATGATCAGTGGCATTAAGATGCTCGAAGCGCTGCCTTTCCCTGCGGAGCTTAGCAAGGTACCGCGTTATGCTTCTACTCACCATGAAACCCTTAAAGGAACAGGCTATCCGCGTAAGCTATCGGCAGAGGACCTCTCTATTCCTGAACGCATTCTGGTGATTGCCGATATATTTGAAGCCTTAACTGCCGCTGATAGACCATATAAGAAAGCTAAGCCCGTCAGTGTCGCCGTCGATATCTTGCACAAAATGGCACTTGATGAACACGTCGATATGGACTTGTTTAAACTGTTTCTTGAAAGCGGCGTGTATCGAGACTATGCCGAACAATTCCTACCTGAAGCGCAAATAGACGAAGTAGACATCAGCAAGTACTTTACGGAGCAAAAAGTTGCGTAG
- a CDS encoding GntR family transcriptional regulator — protein sequence MNVELKPHHKSVTGDKENTKSESLTESLVEAIVNGDIEPGSKISEPELAKRYQVSRGPLREAIMRLEGLGLIERIPHVGARVITLSPEKLIELYAVREALEGMAARLAARYISQEELLSLETLLSTHSRHIEEVEGSSYFHQHGDFDFHYRIIKASRNSKLIGLLCNELYHLLRMYRYQSPRAQSRPVEALNEHKFILQAIRNRDEELADMLMRRHISGSRKLIEQQILTD from the coding sequence ATGAATGTAGAGCTAAAACCACACCACAAATCGGTCACGGGTGATAAAGAAAACACCAAGTCTGAATCGCTTACCGAATCCTTGGTTGAGGCGATTGTTAATGGTGACATCGAGCCCGGAAGTAAGATCTCAGAGCCAGAGCTGGCAAAGCGTTACCAAGTGAGTCGTGGGCCGCTTCGAGAAGCCATTATGCGTTTGGAAGGACTCGGGCTGATCGAGCGAATTCCCCACGTAGGGGCGCGTGTGATCACCTTGTCGCCAGAGAAATTGATTGAGCTGTACGCTGTTCGAGAAGCACTTGAAGGCATGGCGGCTCGATTGGCGGCTCGTTATATCTCTCAAGAAGAACTGCTCAGTTTAGAAACCTTATTGTCGACACATTCCCGACATATTGAAGAAGTCGAGGGATCGTCATATTTCCACCAGCATGGCGACTTTGATTTCCACTATCGAATCATTAAAGCCAGTCGAAACAGCAAGCTTATCGGTTTGCTATGCAATGAGCTTTATCACTTGCTGAGAATGTATCGTTACCAATCGCCAAGAGCTCAATCAAGACCGGTTGAGGCACTAAACGAACACAAATTTATTCTTCAAGCGATACGCAATCGCGATGAGGAGCTCGCTGATATGTTAATGCGTCGCCATATTTCGGGCAGTCGCAAGTTAATTGAACAACAAATACTAACGGACTAG